GGCCCTGCGGAACGCCGGGCCCCACTCGATGAGCTGCTGGTCGAGCAGCACGTCGAGCTCGACGACCTCGGACTGCGCCTGACGCTGCCGTCTGGCGGTGGCCAGCAGCTCGTCGATCACGGCGGTGAGCCGCTCGGCCTGCACGATGGCGGCCTCGCCCTCCTCCTTGACGATCCCCGGCTCGTCGGCGGCGGCGACGATCTCCTCAAGTCTCATGGTCAGGCCGGTGAGCGGGGTGCGGAGCTGGTGGGAGGCGTCGGTCGCGAACTCCCGCTCCCTGGCCAGGAGGTCGGAGATGCGGGTCGCGCTGCGGTCGAGCACCTCGGCCACCCGATCGAGCTCCTGGATGCCGTAGCGGTGCTTGCTCGGTCTGGCGTCACCGGAGCCGAGCCGCTCAGCGATCATCGCAAGGTCGCTGAGCGGTAGGGTCAGGCGGCGCGACTGCACGATGGCGAGCCCGACCGCGACCGCGAGGGCAGCCGCGGCGAGTCCCAGGATGAGGAACAACCACGCGCGGACCTCACGCTCCACTCCCGTCTTGTCCCGGCTGACCGCGACGTACACGCCGTTCTCCGACTGCGCGTCCTCGGTCATCTTCTGGCTCTCGGGGGGCTCGGTGCCCACCGTTATCACCTGGGGAGGCGTCCCTTTTGCGTAAATCTGAATGTAGAGATCGGAATACTTGCGTTCCAGCTGCTGCTCGTCGACGGGCTGATCCTGGATCCGGGCGTACTCGACCTCCCCCAGCAGGCTTTTGGCGTGTGAGGAGAGTTCCTGGGTCGCCTCCTCCTCGATGAGCCGGTTGACCGCCACACCGAGGGGGATGCCGAGCAGCAACACCCCGATGACCGCGACGAGGAGGGTTGAGGAGAGAAGGCGGCGGCGCATCTCCTACTCGCGCTCGAACCTGAAGCCGACTCCTCGAACGGTCGTGATGTATCGGGGCTTGGCGGCGTCGTCACCGAGTTTCCGGCGTAGCCACGAGATGTGCATGTCCAGGGTCTTGGTCGAACCCCA
This region of Streptosporangium sp. NBC_01495 genomic DNA includes:
- a CDS encoding ATP-binding protein yields the protein MRRRLLSSTLLVAVIGVLLLGIPLGVAVNRLIEEEATQELSSHAKSLLGEVEYARIQDQPVDEQQLERKYSDLYIQIYAKGTPPQVITVGTEPPESQKMTEDAQSENGVYVAVSRDKTGVEREVRAWLFLILGLAAAALAVAVGLAIVQSRRLTLPLSDLAMIAERLGSGDARPSKHRYGIQELDRVAEVLDRSATRISDLLAREREFATDASHQLRTPLTGLTMRLEEIVAAADEPGIVKEEGEAAIVQAERLTAVIDELLATARRQRQAQSEVVELDVLLDQQLIEWGPAFRRAGRRLSLVGSRGLQALGTGGGIGQVISTLLENSLKHGDGTVTVTTCARDRSIVIEVADEGKGITDDLAPRVFERNVSGGGSTGLGLPLARALAAADGGRLELVRARPAAFAFFLRQVGDTGRNRVVRGPA